In one Elephas maximus indicus isolate mEleMax1 chromosome 9, mEleMax1 primary haplotype, whole genome shotgun sequence genomic region, the following are encoded:
- the MORN5 gene encoding MORN repeat-containing protein 5 isoform X1 yields the protein MQYTGSKYIGEYIDGRMEGKAEYILPTETRYVGDMKDGMFHGEGTLYFPSGSRYDAIWDKGLVIKGTYTFSDGLQYEPKNWHYCDSYDRRFYTEICNGLKPAGISQLTNMDPPRKIPKGCYDCGDGFYDPVTRIIKDYRNRYLRNADDDEHEWIVRTCRKGWDEIVGHRPKL from the exons ATGCAGTACACCGGAAGCAAATACATCGGGGAATATATAGATGGGAG GATGGAGGGCAAAGCCGAGTACATCCTCCCTACTGAGACAAGATATGTTGGGGACATGAAGGATGGCATGTTTCATGGCGAAGGAACCCTGTACTTCCCCAGTGGGAGCCGATACGACGCCATTTGGGATAAGGGATTGGTCATAAAG GGCACCTACACCTTCTCAGACGGGCTGCAGTACGAGCCTAAGAATTGGCATTACTGTGACAGCTATGATCGGAGGTTTTACACTGAGATTTGCAATGGCTTGAAGCCTGCAG GTATTTCTCAACTCACCAATATGGACCCACCTAGAAAAATCCCCAAAGGTTGTTATGATTGTGGAGACGGGTTCTATGACCCGGTCACGAGGATAATCAAGGACTACAGGAATCGCTACCTGAGAAATGCAG ATGACGATGAGCATGAGTGGATTGTCCGGACCTGTCGGAAGGGCTGGGACGAGATTGTGGGTCACAGGCCCAAGCTGTGA
- the MORN5 gene encoding MORN repeat-containing protein 5 isoform X2: MQYTGSKYIGEYIDGRMEGKAEYILPTETRYVGDMKDGMFHGEGTLYFPSGSRYDAIWDKGLVIKGTYTFSDGLQYEPKNWHYCDSYDRRFYTEICNGLKPAGISQLTNMDPPRKIPKGCYDCGDGFYDPVTRIIKDYRNRYLRNAGFRTSCWKITVPDSLP; the protein is encoded by the exons ATGCAGTACACCGGAAGCAAATACATCGGGGAATATATAGATGGGAG GATGGAGGGCAAAGCCGAGTACATCCTCCCTACTGAGACAAGATATGTTGGGGACATGAAGGATGGCATGTTTCATGGCGAAGGAACCCTGTACTTCCCCAGTGGGAGCCGATACGACGCCATTTGGGATAAGGGATTGGTCATAAAG GGCACCTACACCTTCTCAGACGGGCTGCAGTACGAGCCTAAGAATTGGCATTACTGTGACAGCTATGATCGGAGGTTTTACACTGAGATTTGCAATGGCTTGAAGCCTGCAG GTATTTCTCAACTCACCAATATGGACCCACCTAGAAAAATCCCCAAAGGTTGTTATGATTGTGGAGACGGGTTCTATGACCCGGTCACGAGGATAATCAAGGACTACAGGAATCGCTACCTGAGAAATGCAG GATTCAGGACCAGCTGTTGGAAGATCACTGTTCCAgacagccttccctga
- the MORN5 gene encoding MORN repeat-containing protein 5 isoform X3 translates to MEGKAEYILPTETRYVGDMKDGMFHGEGTLYFPSGSRYDAIWDKGLVIKGTYTFSDGLQYEPKNWHYCDSYDRRFYTEICNGLKPAGISQLTNMDPPRKIPKGCYDCGDGFYDPVTRIIKDYRNRYLRNADDDEHEWIVRTCRKGWDEIVGHRPKL, encoded by the exons ATGGAGGGCAAAGCCGAGTACATCCTCCCTACTGAGACAAGATATGTTGGGGACATGAAGGATGGCATGTTTCATGGCGAAGGAACCCTGTACTTCCCCAGTGGGAGCCGATACGACGCCATTTGGGATAAGGGATTGGTCATAAAG GGCACCTACACCTTCTCAGACGGGCTGCAGTACGAGCCTAAGAATTGGCATTACTGTGACAGCTATGATCGGAGGTTTTACACTGAGATTTGCAATGGCTTGAAGCCTGCAG GTATTTCTCAACTCACCAATATGGACCCACCTAGAAAAATCCCCAAAGGTTGTTATGATTGTGGAGACGGGTTCTATGACCCGGTCACGAGGATAATCAAGGACTACAGGAATCGCTACCTGAGAAATGCAG ATGACGATGAGCATGAGTGGATTGTCCGGACCTGTCGGAAGGGCTGGGACGAGATTGTGGGTCACAGGCCCAAGCTGTGA
- the MORN5 gene encoding MORN repeat-containing protein 5 isoform X4: protein MQYTGSKYIGEYIDGRMEGKAEYILPTETRYVGDMKDGMFHGEGTLYFPSGSRYDAIWDKGLVIKVFLNSPIWTHLEKSPKVVMIVETGSMTRSRG from the exons ATGCAGTACACCGGAAGCAAATACATCGGGGAATATATAGATGGGAG GATGGAGGGCAAAGCCGAGTACATCCTCCCTACTGAGACAAGATATGTTGGGGACATGAAGGATGGCATGTTTCATGGCGAAGGAACCCTGTACTTCCCCAGTGGGAGCCGATACGACGCCATTTGGGATAAGGGATTGGTCATAAAG GTATTTCTCAACTCACCAATATGGACCCACCTAGAAAAATCCCCAAAGGTTGTTATGATTGTGGAGACGGGTTCTATGACCCGGTCACGAGGATAA